In Laspinema palackyanum D2c, a single window of DNA contains:
- a CDS encoding Uma2 family endonuclease: MAVTLNLQPALKLTPEQFAELAQINQELQLELTATGALIIMPPTGGETGNKNFEIYIDLGLWNRKKRLGKAFDSSTGFRLPNGAVRSPDVSWLKLERWEALTPEQRKKFLPLCPDFAVELVSETDEIQTTRSKMQEYLTNGLRLGWLIDPETKTVEIYRKNRPVEILQSPPTLSGEEVLPNFILNLQPIG, encoded by the coding sequence ATGGCAGTCACATTGAATCTACAACCGGCGCTCAAACTGACTCCAGAACAGTTTGCCGAGTTAGCGCAAATTAATCAAGAATTACAACTAGAATTAACCGCAACTGGAGCGTTAATCATTATGCCACCCACTGGAGGAGAAACGGGAAATAAAAACTTTGAAATTTATATCGATTTAGGACTCTGGAACCGCAAAAAACGACTGGGTAAAGCCTTTGATTCCTCCACGGGGTTTCGGTTGCCAAATGGTGCCGTGCGATCGCCTGATGTCAGTTGGCTCAAACTAGAACGATGGGAAGCATTAACTCCAGAACAGCGTAAGAAATTTTTACCCTTATGTCCCGATTTCGCCGTGGAATTAGTCTCCGAAACCGATGAGATTCAAACCACCCGGTCCAAAATGCAAGAATACCTCACCAACGGATTGCGCTTAGGTTGGTTAATTGACCCCGAAACTAAAACCGTCGAGATTTATCGTAAAAATCGGCCAGTAGAAATTTTGCAATCTCCTCCAACCCTATCTGGGGAAGAAGTATTACCAAATTTTATCCTAAATTTACAACCAATTGGGTAA
- a CDS encoding reverse transcriptase N-terminal domain-containing protein codes for MQMSNTSQSTPVEWNNLNWRKLERAVFKLQNRILRAAQRGDEKAVCKLQKTLARSWSAKCLAIRENLKKVHPYPDRNRAGCQGNCRKSQLQGVDKKLGEKKGDRSVRAAKKIRNCTQQISRLFKANKTAKLEDLIPKIHTIIQDWRNQNPHPGSTKLLKRLHHDLHQIVMHWGRRRTGSYHRAYHLYWEQLNGRVKRGKQPS; via the coding sequence ATGCAAATGTCTAATACCAGTCAATCGACTCCGGTGGAATGGAACAACCTCAACTGGCGTAAGCTAGAACGAGCCGTGTTTAAGTTGCAAAACAGAATTTTAAGAGCCGCTCAACGTGGAGATGAAAAAGCCGTTTGCAAGCTGCAAAAAACCCTGGCACGCTCTTGGTCCGCAAAATGTCTGGCAATTAGAGAAAACCTGAAAAAAGTTCATCCCTACCCGGATAGAAATAGAGCCGGTTGTCAGGGGAACTGTAGGAAATCTCAACTCCAAGGGGTGGATAAAAAATTGGGGGAGAAAAAAGGCGATCGCTCGGTTCGGGCTGCCAAAAAAATTCGCAATTGTACCCAACAAATATCACGGCTATTCAAAGCCAATAAAACCGCTAAACTGGAAGATTTAATCCCCAAAATCCACACCATTATTCAAGATTGGCGCAACCAAAATCCGCATCCAGGCAGCACGAAACTCCTGAAGAGACTCCATCATGATTTGCACCAAATCGTCATGCATTGGGGACGCAGAAGGACCGGGAGTTATCACCGAGCATATCATCTCTACTGGGAGCAACTAAATGGCAGAGTCAAACGGGGAAAACAACCCAGTTAA
- a CDS encoding single-stranded DNA-binding protein, with protein MLMSLNVVTLVGRAGQDPNVKYFESGDVVCNVTLAVNRPTRNSDTPDWFNLGVTR; from the coding sequence ATGCTTATGAGTTTAAATGTAGTCACCTTAGTTGGTCGAGCAGGCCAAGATCCAAATGTCAAATATTTCGAGTCGGGCGATGTTGTTTGTAATGTTACCCTAGCCGTCAATCGTCCTACTCGGAACAGTGACACCCCCGACTGGTTTAATTTAGGTGTGACCCGTTAG
- a CDS encoding response regulator, whose amino-acid sequence MDNAIPELDNIKSQLKSRERRKKPKMLVVDDEPDNLDLLYRTFRREFQVLKADSGASALEILSQEGEVAVIISDQRMPEMKGTEFLSKTVPQFPNTVRIILTGFTDIEDLVEAINSGQVYKYITKPWDPNELKTVVQRAAETYELLKQRTEELRRAQAQTNLLMTIVGVARSANSLEACLPPLAQAFGENFSPDYCILQLVEKNALTEAQSSYSKDGTIENWLQDDPLIAQAIASGNVQIAVDIAKDPDLAAVPHYQSCGIQAHLAIPIDYRNEQIAVLSLQWKEPSILREDELELLHLSAQQVALALTCTRYHP is encoded by the coding sequence ATGGATAACGCAATCCCTGAACTAGATAACATCAAGAGTCAATTGAAAAGTCGAGAGCGCAGAAAAAAACCGAAAATGCTGGTTGTCGATGATGAACCCGATAACCTGGATTTGCTCTATCGCACCTTCCGGCGAGAGTTTCAGGTCCTTAAAGCCGATAGTGGGGCCAGTGCTTTAGAAATCCTCTCTCAAGAAGGGGAAGTGGCGGTGATCATCTCTGATCAGCGGATGCCGGAAATGAAGGGAACCGAGTTTCTCAGTAAAACGGTCCCCCAGTTTCCCAATACCGTGCGGATTATCTTGACTGGATTCACCGATATTGAAGATCTCGTTGAAGCCATCAACTCCGGACAAGTCTATAAATACATTACTAAACCGTGGGACCCCAATGAACTCAAAACCGTGGTTCAACGGGCGGCAGAAACCTACGAACTCCTCAAACAACGGACAGAGGAACTGCGACGCGCTCAAGCGCAAACCAATCTCCTGATGACCATTGTCGGCGTTGCTCGCTCTGCTAACAGTTTAGAGGCTTGTCTACCTCCCTTGGCTCAAGCATTTGGGGAAAACTTTTCTCCGGATTACTGTATTTTACAGTTGGTGGAGAAAAATGCTTTAACTGAGGCCCAAAGCTCCTACAGTAAAGATGGCACCATAGAGAACTGGTTGCAGGATGACCCGTTGATTGCCCAGGCGATCGCCTCGGGGAATGTTCAGATCGCCGTGGATATTGCCAAAGACCCCGATCTTGCCGCAGTCCCCCACTACCAAAGTTGTGGGATCCAAGCCCATCTCGCCATCCCGATTGATTACCGCAACGAGCAAATCGCCGTCTTATCCCTGCAATGGAAAGAACCCTCTATCCTGCGCGAGGATGAACTGGAATTGTTGCATCTATCCGCCCAACAGGTGGCCCTAGCCCTAACTTGTACTCGATATCATCCATGA
- the ubiE gene encoding bifunctional demethylmenaquinone methyltransferase/2-methoxy-6-polyprenyl-1,4-benzoquinol methylase UbiE produces MTPPAVETTTDADRIQTLFNRIAPVYDRLNDWLSLGQHRIWKLMTVKWSQASAGDTCLDLCCGSGDLAQLLGERVGKTGQVFGVDFSCAQLEIARQRCARLYPPRTIQWIEADALHLPFADNFFDAATMGYGLRNVTDIPRSLRELHRVLKPGATAAILDFHRPNNPTLNAVQQWILQTIVVPVATANGLQDEYAYILPSLEKFPQGPEQIRLAKQAGFAQATHYPISGGIMGVLVVTKRLS; encoded by the coding sequence ATGACCCCTCCTGCTGTTGAAACAACCACAGACGCCGATCGCATTCAAACCCTCTTTAACCGCATCGCCCCCGTTTACGATCGCCTCAACGATTGGTTAAGTCTGGGACAACACCGGATCTGGAAATTGATGACCGTCAAATGGAGTCAAGCCAGTGCCGGTGATACTTGCTTAGATTTGTGCTGTGGCAGTGGGGACCTCGCCCAATTGCTGGGGGAACGAGTCGGCAAAACCGGACAGGTATTCGGCGTGGATTTCTCCTGTGCTCAACTGGAAATCGCCCGTCAGCGATGCGCTCGCCTCTACCCCCCGCGAACTATCCAATGGATAGAAGCAGACGCCCTCCATCTCCCCTTTGCCGACAACTTTTTTGATGCGGCAACAATGGGATATGGATTGCGGAACGTCACCGATATCCCACGCAGTCTGCGGGAACTCCATCGCGTTCTCAAACCCGGTGCAACCGCAGCCATTTTGGACTTCCATCGCCCCAACAATCCCACCCTCAACGCCGTTCAGCAGTGGATTCTTCAAACCATCGTTGTCCCCGTTGCCACCGCCAATGGACTCCAGGATGAATATGCCTACATCCTCCCCAGTCTAGAAAAATTCCCCCAAGGACCCGAACAAATCCGTCTGGCAAAACAAGCCGGATTCGCCCAAGCCACACATTACCCCATTTCAGGTGGCATCATGGGAGTATTAGTCGTCACTAAACGTCTCAGTTGA
- a CDS encoding DUF445 domain-containing protein produces MDLLSLWPYILPPIAGGIIGYFTNDLAIKMLFRPYRAYSFKGRRVPFTPGLIPRNQERLAERIAATIMGSLLTPSELQKLAKRLLETERIQAAILWLLELALTQLKLDTEQKTAKILSGILRDLLGESFPRMIRVLARSEDFLEPQINQIFDLVLLEFQLTENQAQQLSDWLLTAVLPPDVVRQTLVDFLTDRNITAIDEGFREKSSGTYWVVANLLGLRNTLTRLRTFCLDEKEDANARIAELIKTLGIRARLQEWLHNVSLQNLPVSTVRQLRKTLKESIRTYVQTRGGDLIQGLTHSVNWENVANLILKRLQASSVVNASLGLVSKELALILERYLERDLETLVAKAIPIMNIDRVIVERVRNTSAEELEGAIQGIVKSELQAIVNLGGILGVAIGLLQTVILLLR; encoded by the coding sequence ATGGATCTCTTGTCTCTTTGGCCTTACATTTTACCCCCGATCGCCGGGGGAATTATTGGTTATTTCACCAACGATTTAGCCATTAAAATGCTATTCCGTCCCTACCGTGCCTATTCTTTCAAGGGACGGCGCGTTCCGTTTACCCCAGGTTTGATTCCCCGCAACCAGGAACGATTAGCCGAACGGATTGCTGCTACAATTATGGGGTCTCTGCTCACCCCCAGCGAGTTGCAAAAGTTGGCGAAACGACTGCTGGAAACCGAACGAATCCAGGCAGCGATTCTCTGGTTACTGGAATTGGCCCTGACTCAACTCAAATTGGATACGGAGCAGAAAACCGCTAAAATCCTCTCCGGTATCCTGCGGGATTTGTTGGGAGAATCCTTCCCTCGGATGATTCGAGTCCTAGCCCGATCTGAAGATTTCCTAGAACCCCAGATTAACCAAATTTTCGACCTGGTGCTGCTGGAGTTTCAACTGACTGAAAATCAAGCCCAACAACTCTCTGACTGGTTACTCACGGCGGTTCTGCCTCCGGATGTGGTGCGGCAAACCTTGGTTGATTTTCTGACCGATCGCAATATTACCGCCATTGATGAGGGGTTTCGCGAGAAAAGTAGCGGGACCTACTGGGTGGTTGCCAATTTACTGGGGTTGCGGAATACCCTCACCCGTCTGCGGACCTTTTGCCTAGACGAGAAAGAAGATGCTAATGCTCGGATTGCGGAATTAATCAAGACTTTGGGGATACGCGCTCGTTTGCAGGAATGGTTGCATAATGTTTCCCTGCAAAATTTACCCGTCTCTACGGTTCGCCAACTGAGAAAAACCCTCAAAGAAAGTATCCGCACTTATGTCCAAACACGCGGGGGAGACTTGATTCAGGGGTTAACTCATTCGGTGAATTGGGAAAATGTGGCAAACTTAATTCTCAAGCGTCTCCAAGCCTCTTCTGTGGTGAATGCCTCGTTAGGATTGGTCAGTAAAGAATTAGCGTTAATTTTAGAACGGTATTTGGAACGAGATTTAGAAACCCTGGTTGCTAAAGCGATTCCGATTATGAATATCGATCGCGTGATTGTGGAACGGGTGCGGAATACTTCAGCAGAAGAACTCGAAGGCGCGATTCAAGGCATTGTCAAAAGTGAATTGCAGGCGATCGTCAATTTAGGCGGCATCCTCGGGGTGGCGATCGGGTTGTTGCAAACGGTGATTCTGCTGTTGCGTTAA
- a CDS encoding CHASE domain-containing sensor histidine kinase, whose translation MLVVTLLLTALASYTVDRTSQSKERLRFQNAIERTTDSIEKRLDTYLALLRAGRGLFAANQTVSREQFHQFIYNLELPERYPGIQGIGFSLRVNPEETERILAEIQTYNPGRLAITPEYERSEYHAILYLEPLDARNRGAIGYDMFTEPVRRAAMERARDTGVAAASGPVTLVQEVEDEYKQAGFLIYLPIYRTGGIPESVDDRRAQLLGFIYSPFRVDNLLMGIFAKEKYPTVDFEIYDGTELNPEFLLHSSQQYQGRNSHSHRPRFRGMRTLDVAGRTWTIAFVSTPEFDQLSGRNLVPYIFVSGLIIASILFFLTRSQTQARYAAERVAMQLRASQTALKESEFRLRRLVDANIIGIIIHDTQGNIVEANDAFLNLLRYSNTSVSEVNWWDITPLEYRQGDEEAIAEMKATGSHPPFEKEYIRQDGTRVPVLQGTAYLGGTEELAVSFVLDLSENKQAQLSLKNSETRFRTLIEQSPLSTQILSPEGQTLQVNRAWEQLWGITLAELGDYNILQDQQLVEKGIMPYIKKAFEGEGVAIPAVRYELHKTLPETVPDPTKEFWVQAYMYPVKDRDGNIRQLVIVHEDITERQNLEAQLAARAEQLAQANRMKDEFLATLSHELRTPLNSMLGWSQLLQMRKLDLTTTGRALESIERNTKALTQLIEDLLDVSRMMTGQFRIQVRPVDLTAPIENAIASVQPAADAKKISICAAFAPEVTLVSGDPARLQQLVWNLLSNAIKFTPTGGRVDVVLQGDRTQAQIIIRDTGSGIAPEFLPYIFERFRQADSAITRSHGGLGMGLAIVRHLVELHGGTIAAESPGLGQGATFIVTLPKEAILVPRRLANELSPGQGEDLSGENFRTSEGF comes from the coding sequence GTGTTAGTCGTAACATTGCTGCTGACTGCTCTGGCCTCTTATACGGTTGACCGAACGTCCCAATCTAAAGAGCGGTTGCGATTCCAGAATGCCATCGAGCGGACGACGGACAGCATAGAGAAGCGGCTTGACACTTACCTGGCCTTACTGCGTGCGGGGAGGGGATTATTTGCAGCGAATCAAACGGTTAGTCGCGAGCAATTCCATCAGTTTATTTATAATCTGGAACTGCCAGAACGGTATCCGGGAATCCAGGGGATTGGTTTTTCCCTGCGCGTCAATCCGGAAGAAACCGAGAGGATCCTAGCAGAAATTCAAACTTACAATCCAGGACGTTTGGCGATTACCCCAGAGTATGAGCGATCGGAATATCATGCGATTTTATATCTGGAACCGTTAGATGCCAGGAACCGAGGGGCGATCGGATACGATATGTTCACTGAACCCGTGCGTCGGGCGGCAATGGAACGGGCCCGGGATACCGGGGTGGCGGCAGCATCTGGGCCGGTGACGTTGGTCCAGGAGGTTGAGGACGAATACAAACAAGCCGGTTTTCTGATATATCTGCCGATTTATCGCACTGGCGGCATCCCTGAGAGTGTTGACGATCGCCGAGCGCAATTGTTGGGTTTTATCTACAGTCCCTTTCGCGTTGATAATCTCCTCATGGGAATTTTCGCCAAAGAAAAATATCCCACGGTGGATTTTGAAATTTATGACGGAACTGAGCTCAACCCCGAGTTTCTACTGCACTCCTCCCAGCAATATCAAGGGAGAAATAGCCACTCTCATCGCCCCCGATTTCGGGGAATGCGAACCTTGGATGTGGCGGGACGAACCTGGACGATCGCCTTTGTCTCCACCCCAGAATTCGACCAACTCTCCGGTAGAAACCTGGTTCCCTATATCTTTGTCAGTGGACTCATTATCGCCTCAATCTTATTTTTCCTAACGCGATCGCAAACCCAAGCTCGTTATGCAGCAGAACGAGTCGCCATGCAACTGCGCGCCTCCCAAACTGCTCTGAAGGAAAGCGAATTTCGACTACGCCGCCTCGTGGATGCCAATATTATCGGCATCATTATTCACGATACCCAAGGCAACATCGTCGAAGCTAATGATGCCTTTCTCAACCTTTTGAGATACTCCAATACCTCCGTCTCCGAAGTGAATTGGTGGGACATTACCCCCTTGGAATATCGCCAGGGCGATGAAGAAGCGATCGCTGAAATGAAAGCCACCGGGTCTCATCCTCCCTTCGAGAAAGAATATATCCGCCAAGATGGCACAAGAGTTCCCGTCCTCCAAGGCACCGCATATTTGGGCGGGACCGAGGAATTGGCGGTTAGTTTTGTCCTCGACTTGAGCGAAAATAAACAAGCCCAGCTTTCTCTAAAAAATTCTGAAACCCGTTTCCGGACCTTAATTGAGCAGTCTCCCTTAAGCACCCAAATTCTCTCCCCCGAGGGTCAGACACTCCAGGTAAACCGCGCCTGGGAACAACTCTGGGGAATCACCTTAGCAGAACTGGGAGATTACAATATTCTCCAGGATCAGCAACTCGTGGAAAAAGGCATCATGCCTTATATCAAAAAAGCTTTCGAGGGAGAAGGCGTCGCGATTCCAGCAGTCCGGTATGAACTCCATAAAACCTTACCCGAGACTGTTCCAGATCCCACGAAAGAGTTTTGGGTTCAAGCTTATATGTATCCCGTCAAGGATCGCGACGGCAATATTCGCCAACTGGTGATCGTTCATGAAGACATCACAGAACGCCAGAATTTAGAGGCACAATTGGCGGCGCGTGCCGAACAACTCGCCCAAGCCAATCGCATGAAAGACGAGTTCCTAGCTACCTTATCTCATGAATTGCGAACCCCTCTGAATTCTATGCTGGGGTGGAGTCAGTTGTTGCAAATGCGGAAATTAGATCTGACTACCACCGGACGAGCTTTAGAAAGCATCGAGCGCAATACTAAGGCGCTGACTCAATTAATTGAGGATTTATTGGATGTTTCGCGGATGATGACGGGTCAGTTTCGGATTCAAGTGCGTCCGGTGGACTTGACTGCACCGATTGAAAATGCGATCGCCTCGGTGCAACCGGCAGCGGATGCTAAAAAAATTTCCATTTGCGCGGCTTTTGCACCTGAAGTCACCCTAGTTTCAGGAGATCCAGCTCGCTTACAGCAGTTGGTGTGGAATCTGTTGTCCAATGCGATTAAGTTTACTCCCACGGGGGGACGGGTGGATGTGGTCTTACAAGGCGATCGCACCCAGGCGCAAATTATCATTCGGGACACGGGTTCAGGGATTGCGCCGGAGTTTTTACCCTATATATTTGAGCGATTTCGCCAAGCTGATAGCGCGATTACCCGATCGCATGGGGGTCTAGGCATGGGATTGGCGATCGTCCGTCATTTAGTCGAACTCCACGGGGGCACGATCGCCGCTGAAAGTCCCGGACTCGGACAGGGTGCAACCTTTATTGTCACCCTTCCCAAAGAGGCGATTCTCGTTCCGAGACGCTTGGCGAACGAGCTTTCCCCCGGTCAAGGAGAGGACCTGTCTGGGGAAAATTTTAGGACCTCGGAGGGTTTTTAA
- a CDS encoding late competence development ComFB family protein yields the protein MTNVPSNHSPLYRNALEPLVVEESQRQLRQLPPKMLGSLKPERVLAQVVAYALNRLPALYATSDRGWQFQQHQAQKLRPQIVMAVRQGFAAVQRDPLTPVWNDAPEPEPEASDTNEKRAQARRRIASYRSFNV from the coding sequence ATGACCAACGTACCATCGAATCATAGCCCCCTGTACCGGAATGCCCTTGAACCCCTTGTGGTTGAAGAATCACAACGGCAGTTGCGACAACTCCCGCCGAAAATGCTAGGGTCTCTCAAGCCTGAGCGAGTTTTAGCTCAGGTTGTGGCTTATGCTCTGAATCGACTCCCGGCTTTGTATGCGACAAGCGATCGCGGCTGGCAATTTCAACAACATCAGGCCCAAAAATTAAGGCCCCAAATTGTCATGGCTGTCCGTCAAGGATTTGCTGCGGTTCAGCGGGATCCGCTGACCCCGGTTTGGAATGATGCTCCTGAACCGGAACCGGAAGCCTCTGATACTAATGAAAAGCGTGCACAAGCTAGACGCCGGATTGCCTCATACCGCTCTTTTAATGTTTAA
- a CDS encoding tetratricopeptide repeat protein, which translates to MDTSLPLLYLSILLGLLGVAAWAVVRQVLRTRQIELNLSRLQQTLSKDKGTAEQYYELGSIYLDKQLYTQALVQFQKALKSKAPIDEESKALIYNALGYSYAALEQYDLGIRQYKDALKLNPEYVTAWNNLAFALDRKGLTAQALEAYEKAQELDPNNKTANKRVASLRKRLPTATS; encoded by the coding sequence ATGGATACCTCTCTTCCCCTTCTTTACCTCTCGATTTTGCTGGGATTACTCGGAGTTGCAGCTTGGGCAGTGGTGCGCCAAGTCCTCAGAACTCGCCAGATCGAACTGAACCTTTCTCGGTTGCAACAGACCCTTTCCAAAGACAAAGGAACCGCAGAACAATATTATGAACTCGGCAGTATTTACTTGGATAAGCAACTCTATACCCAAGCCCTTGTTCAGTTCCAAAAGGCTTTAAAATCTAAAGCCCCGATTGATGAGGAAAGTAAAGCGCTCATCTATAATGCGTTAGGCTATAGCTATGCGGCATTGGAGCAGTACGACTTAGGGATTCGGCAATATAAAGATGCCTTAAAGTTGAATCCTGAATATGTCACCGCCTGGAATAATCTCGCATTTGCTTTGGATCGCAAAGGATTAACCGCTCAGGCATTAGAAGCCTACGAAAAAGCCCAAGAACTCGACCCGAACAATAAAACCGCCAATAAACGAGTGGCTTCCCTTCGCAAGCGACTACCCACGGCGACCTCATAA
- a CDS encoding RNA-guided endonuclease InsQ/TnpB family protein gives MSQVLTVSCKLTVTPQQVEKLDAVLAAFASCCKFVNDNTPEKLTNQKAVQSLIYKEARAHSGLSAQMTIHAIRRVCANRKVAKQKGRPVKGFAPTSATYDVRTFTFKETDWMASLTMLKGREKFNLHIGNYQKRLLEGQTPKSATLVKRNDGRFYLNIQLESEPPAIPDTDDVLGIDLGRTDLVCTSKGEKFSGQQITQTRDRYSRVRASLQHKASKGTRSTRRRCRPVLQRLSGRERRFQTWLNHTISYRLTRTAKASNQAIALEDLTGIRERTNELPRSKTERRRSNSWAFYQLRQFLTYKGVKFGVDVRIVDPRYTSKTCHCCKVIGNRQGKKFECLNLKCGWVGDADENGANNIATLGVIVNNPRGSEVMSCSLQDVVLRATKSPHRTAIAVGVG, from the coding sequence ATGAGTCAGGTACTTACGGTCTCTTGTAAATTGACGGTTACACCACAGCAGGTAGAAAAACTTGATGCGGTACTTGCTGCTTTTGCCAGTTGCTGTAAGTTCGTGAATGATAACACCCCTGAGAAACTGACCAATCAGAAGGCTGTCCAGTCTTTAATTTACAAGGAAGCTAGAGCGCATTCTGGTTTGTCTGCCCAGATGACCATTCACGCTATCCGGCGCGTTTGTGCGAATCGGAAGGTTGCAAAACAAAAAGGTAGACCCGTTAAAGGCTTTGCTCCAACTTCTGCTACCTACGACGTTCGCACCTTCACTTTTAAGGAAACGGATTGGATGGCTAGCTTGACCATGCTCAAAGGTCGGGAGAAATTCAATCTCCACATCGGTAATTACCAGAAGCGCTTACTAGAAGGGCAAACACCCAAATCGGCAACCCTGGTAAAGCGCAATGATGGCAGATTTTATCTAAACATTCAGCTAGAGTCTGAACCACCAGCTATCCCCGATACGGATGATGTGTTGGGAATCGATCTTGGCCGCACAGATCTGGTCTGCACATCCAAGGGAGAAAAATTCAGTGGCCAACAAATCACGCAGACTAGAGACAGATACAGCCGTGTAAGGGCTTCGTTGCAACACAAAGCGTCTAAAGGCACAAGGTCAACGCGGCGTCGATGCCGCCCGGTCTTGCAACGGTTAAGTGGACGTGAACGAAGATTCCAAACATGGCTGAACCATACCATCAGCTATCGACTCACCCGTACCGCTAAAGCCTCAAACCAGGCGATTGCACTTGAAGACTTGACGGGCATCAGAGAACGCACGAATGAATTGCCACGCTCTAAGACGGAGCGACGACGGTCTAATAGTTGGGCATTCTATCAGTTGCGTCAATTCTTGACCTACAAAGGGGTGAAATTTGGCGTAGATGTCCGGATAGTAGACCCTCGCTACACCTCGAAAACTTGTCATTGCTGCAAAGTAATTGGCAACCGACAAGGTAAGAAATTTGAGTGCCTAAACCTAAAGTGTGGATGGGTCGGCGATGCTGATGAGAATGGAGCGAATAATATCGCTACTTTGGGGGTTATTGTAAACAATCCCAGAGGCTCCGAGGTCATGTCTTGTTCTTTACAAGATGTTGTCTTGAGGGCTACCAAAAGCCCGCATCGTACCGCTATAGCGGTCGGTGTCGGGTAG
- a CDS encoding transporter substrate-binding domain-containing protein — MLVVAFCLWPWGQVGNAAEFAEIQQRGQLIVAVKDNVRPMGFKEGSGSLQGFEIDIARRLAEELLGSPEAVELVPVENRDRLAVVMSGEVDLAIARVTATPSRSRVVYFSPAYYLDGAQIITRDPSIRQLSDLAGQAVAVLNASSTIPLLEFRLPQSQLVPVDSYQEAQRLLESGSARAFAADASILTGWVQQYPQYRLLPFQLSTQPLAVVMPKGLQYAQLHSRVNQAIAQWHQEGWLQERAEYWGLPVVEVTPALPWSEGQYLLPEHSR; from the coding sequence TTGCTTGTTGTTGCCTTTTGCCTTTGGCCCTGGGGCCAAGTTGGGAATGCGGCGGAATTCGCCGAAATTCAGCAACGGGGTCAACTGATTGTGGCGGTGAAGGATAATGTCCGCCCAATGGGATTTAAAGAGGGTAGCGGCAGTCTGCAAGGCTTTGAAATTGATATTGCGCGACGATTAGCCGAGGAGTTGCTGGGGAGTCCCGAGGCGGTGGAACTGGTCCCGGTGGAAAATCGCGATCGCCTTGCGGTGGTGATGTCCGGTGAAGTAGATCTGGCGATCGCCCGAGTGACGGCAACGCCATCGCGATCGCGGGTGGTTTATTTCAGCCCAGCCTACTACCTAGATGGGGCCCAAATTATCACCCGAGACCCCTCAATCCGTCAACTTTCGGACCTAGCGGGTCAAGCAGTCGCCGTCCTCAATGCCTCCAGTACCATTCCCCTGTTGGAATTTCGACTTCCCCAATCCCAGTTAGTCCCCGTAGACTCTTACCAAGAGGCACAACGGCTACTCGAATCGGGTTCCGCCCGTGCCTTCGCTGCGGATGCCAGTATTTTGACCGGATGGGTGCAGCAATATCCCCAATACAGACTGCTGCCATTCCAGTTGTCTACTCAACCCCTGGCGGTGGTGATGCCGAAAGGATTGCAATATGCCCAACTGCACTCCCGAGTCAATCAGGCGATCGCCCAGTGGCATCAAGAAGGCTGGTTACAAGAACGGGCAGAATACTGGGGTTTACCCGTGGTAGAAGTCACCCCTGCTCTCCCCTGGAGTGAGGGTCAATACCTCCTCCCTGAGCACTCAAGATAA
- the rplT gene encoding 50S ribosomal protein L20 — protein sequence MTRVKRGNVARNRRKKILKMAKGFRGSHSKLFRTANQQVMKALRNSYRDRRNRKRDFRRLWIARINAASRMHGMSYSQLIGNLKKANIQLNRKMLSQMAILDPASFAKVVELAAQAKS from the coding sequence ATGACACGGGTAAAACGCGGGAATGTTGCTCGCAACCGCCGCAAAAAGATACTGAAAATGGCCAAGGGATTTCGGGGTTCGCACTCGAAACTGTTCCGGACAGCCAATCAGCAGGTGATGAAAGCCCTGCGGAATTCCTATCGCGATCGCCGCAATCGCAAGCGTGATTTTCGCCGTCTGTGGATCGCCCGGATTAACGCCGCCTCTCGGATGCATGGCATGAGCTACAGTCAATTGATTGGCAATCTCAAGAAAGCCAATATTCAGCTCAACCGCAAGATGCTCTCTCAAATGGCAATTTTAGACCCCGCTAGTTTTGCCAAAGTTGTAGAACTGGCCGCTCAAGCCAAATCATAA
- the rpmI gene encoding 50S ribosomal protein L35, producing MPKLKTRKAAAKRFKATGSGKIKRRKAYKSHLLEHKSAARRNRLSKSALVSEQDEKNVHLMMPYL from the coding sequence ATGCCTAAACTGAAAACCAGAAAGGCTGCTGCCAAGCGCTTTAAAGCCACAGGCAGTGGTAAGATCAAGCGTCGGAAAGCCTACAAAAGCCACCTCCTCGAACACAAATCGGCTGCTCGCAGAAATCGTTTGTCCAAGAGCGCCCTTGTCAGTGAGCAGGATGAAAAAAACGTGCATTTAATGATGCCGTATTTGTAA